In Paenibacillus sp. J23TS9, a single genomic region encodes these proteins:
- a CDS encoding glycoside hydrolase family 65 protein, whose protein sequence is MLSYNAIQRSEMEQWSFTETEFNSLAQGKCESVMSLGNGYMGLRSATEEAYIGATRNLFVNGTFNRFDELEVTELPNAADVTQVELFIDGQRFSLETGNVTDYNRTLNLRDAELTRAFVWRSDEGKRIQFEFRRFVSKHDLHLIGIKLQVTPLDEGITLRLASGINAQMSNSGSQHFHEGEKRIFNKKYLQLVQTTTESKVDFVLSALHQFWIDGCHVDLEPQMEIERRKMEMAYTMELKAGQTLEMHKLVQVHTSRDSDSHASANLESLRSCSLEALKQAEAAGYDRLFEQHQQEWAAIWDRYSFEIDSANRFDLLALRFAIYHLMVMTPVHDHRMGIGAKGLSGEGYKGHSFWDTEIFILPFFIYSEPKIARSLLEYRYLGLEGARRKAKENGFEGAMYPWEVAWPSDGEVTPVWGAVDIVTGKQTKIWSGFIEQHITSDIAYAVWHYYQASGDQSFMDECGYEMIFDTATFWASRLEWNEEASRYEINEVIGPDEYKEHVDNNAFTNYMAHFNMQLALHYYDELKTRNPELLSRLDTILNLAHSSQEWKEKADAIYLPKPDERGIIAQDDTYLQKQLLDLAPYKSQSKVGSLFQDYSLDQVNEMQVSKQADILMLFYLLENRFAPELKRANYNYYEPKTLHDSSLSFSTHSILASDFDDKRLAYELFRRATEIDLGPHEHSSDAGVHAASLGGIWQCVVMGFAGVRMLDGELHFHPRMPESWHRLAFPLYWKGSKLECIITKDQLEIKTDCTDEVHLVIYGKKMSFTGQLQFEMIHI, encoded by the coding sequence ATGCTTAGCTACAATGCCATACAGAGGTCCGAAATGGAGCAGTGGAGCTTTACGGAGACGGAATTTAATTCACTGGCTCAAGGCAAATGTGAATCGGTCATGTCCCTTGGCAATGGATATATGGGCCTTCGTTCGGCAACAGAGGAAGCCTATATAGGGGCAACCCGGAATTTGTTCGTGAACGGAACGTTCAACAGATTTGATGAACTGGAGGTGACGGAGCTTCCGAATGCAGCAGATGTGACGCAGGTGGAGCTGTTCATTGACGGGCAGCGGTTCTCCCTGGAGACCGGAAATGTTACCGATTATAACCGCACACTGAATCTGCGTGATGCCGAGCTGACCCGTGCCTTCGTATGGAGGAGTGATGAGGGGAAGAGAATCCAATTTGAGTTCAGGCGTTTTGTCTCAAAGCATGATCTTCATCTGATCGGAATAAAGCTTCAGGTCACACCGCTGGATGAAGGCATAACGCTCCGCCTGGCATCTGGTATTAACGCACAGATGAGCAATTCGGGCAGCCAGCATTTTCATGAAGGCGAAAAGCGCATATTTAACAAAAAATATCTCCAGCTGGTTCAGACGACGACGGAATCCAAGGTTGATTTTGTTCTAAGTGCCCTGCATCAGTTCTGGATTGACGGATGTCATGTTGATCTGGAGCCGCAAATGGAGATTGAACGCCGCAAGATGGAAATGGCGTACACCATGGAGCTGAAGGCCGGGCAGACACTTGAGATGCATAAACTGGTCCAGGTTCATACCAGCCGCGACTCGGATTCCCATGCATCTGCAAATCTCGAAAGTCTTCGCAGCTGTTCACTGGAAGCGCTTAAGCAGGCAGAAGCAGCGGGCTATGACAGGTTGTTCGAACAGCATCAGCAGGAATGGGCGGCAATATGGGACAGATACAGCTTTGAGATTGATTCCGCCAACCGCTTTGATTTGCTGGCCCTCAGATTCGCCATTTATCATTTGATGGTGATGACTCCCGTACATGATCACCGCATGGGAATCGGAGCCAAGGGGCTCAGCGGCGAAGGATATAAAGGGCATTCCTTCTGGGACACCGAGATCTTTATCCTTCCATTCTTTATTTATAGTGAGCCCAAGATTGCAAGATCGCTGCTGGAATACAGATATCTTGGTCTTGAGGGTGCGAGAAGGAAGGCAAAGGAGAACGGATTTGAAGGAGCGATGTATCCTTGGGAAGTGGCCTGGCCAAGCGATGGAGAAGTGACACCGGTATGGGGTGCTGTAGATATCGTTACAGGTAAACAGACCAAGATATGGTCAGGTTTTATCGAGCAGCATATCACATCTGATATTGCGTATGCAGTATGGCATTACTATCAGGCTAGCGGGGATCAGAGTTTCATGGATGAATGCGGTTACGAGATGATCTTCGATACGGCTACCTTCTGGGCCAGCCGTTTGGAATGGAATGAAGAGGCTTCCAGATATGAGATCAACGAGGTTATCGGTCCGGATGAATACAAGGAGCATGTGGACAACAATGCGTTTACAAATTATATGGCGCATTTTAATATGCAGCTTGCGCTCCACTATTATGATGAGCTGAAGACCCGCAATCCAGAGCTGCTTAGTCGCTTGGATACCATACTCAATCTGGCACATTCCTCACAGGAATGGAAGGAGAAGGCGGATGCCATTTACCTCCCGAAGCCGGATGAACGGGGAATCATTGCTCAGGATGATACCTATCTGCAGAAGCAGCTTCTTGATCTGGCACCGTATAAATCGCAGAGCAAGGTCGGATCGTTATTTCAGGACTACAGTCTTGATCAGGTTAATGAAATGCAGGTATCCAAGCAGGCTGACATTCTGATGTTGTTTTATCTTCTGGAGAACCGGTTCGCACCGGAGCTGAAGCGGGCGAATTATAATTATTACGAACCCAAAACGCTGCATGATTCCTCATTATCCTTTTCAACACACAGTATTCTGGCAAGTGATTTCGATGATAAAAGATTGGCATACGAGCTTTTCCGCAGGGCTACCGAAATCGATTTGGGACCGCATGAGCACTCATCAGATGCTGGCGTTCATGCCGCTTCGCTCGGCGGGATTTGGCAATGCGTTGTTATGGGATTTGCCGGTGTCCGAATGCTGGATGGAGAGCTTCACTTTCATCCGAGAATGCCTGAATCATGGCATCGACTCGCCTTCCCACTGTATTGGAAGGGATCAAAGCTGGAGTGTATCATCACGAAGGATCAACTAGAGATCAAGACCGATTGCACAGACGAAGTACACCTTGTCATCTATGGAAAAAAAATGAGTTTTACCGGGCAGCTGCAATTTGAAATGATACACATTTAA
- a CDS encoding sugar ABC transporter substrate-binding protein, whose translation MKKWSAGLAFILMFSVVLSACSSGTSKETGSGKEEKSDGGTDKVVELKFTTWGELTADSVEKKLADQFNDSHPNIKVTFEPVPGDGYGTKLTTSLAAGQAPDVFLIGEGDYFKYVDKGVVEPLDDYLKSDSSFKTDIFQPDLINMGKINDKLYYLPKDFNPLALWYNKRMFDEAKIPYPDAKWTWDDMISAAKKLTKKDDKGKVKEFGFNATKWEYPIYIYLWLNGTDIGNEDGTKAEGFMNSDKTVAAMEKYVALSKGDDRVSPTPQDTETLGGDSSMFMTDKLAMMVTGRWVKGDLDKSDVQYGSALIPTGEGGDRASIIAAAGWAMNANGKHKKEAFELMKWLSGTEAQKARSEKGQVLPATVAELDQVKSKEVVDKPVIEMMDYAKKPISMRSANAPIFTEEFNKAIEKVLLDKSTVKDALDEAAKTVDSKIKK comes from the coding sequence ATGAAAAAATGGTCTGCAGGTCTCGCATTTATTCTAATGTTCAGCGTGGTGCTGAGCGCATGTTCATCCGGTACTTCCAAAGAAACCGGCTCTGGCAAGGAAGAAAAAAGTGATGGGGGTACCGATAAAGTCGTTGAACTGAAATTCACGACTTGGGGAGAGCTCACAGCCGATTCAGTAGAGAAAAAGCTGGCTGACCAATTCAATGACTCCCATCCCAATATCAAGGTTACCTTTGAGCCGGTACCAGGTGATGGTTACGGAACAAAGCTGACAACATCACTCGCAGCAGGTCAGGCACCTGATGTCTTCCTGATCGGCGAAGGTGATTACTTCAAATATGTGGATAAGGGCGTTGTCGAGCCATTAGACGATTACTTGAAATCAGACAGTTCATTCAAGACGGATATCTTCCAGCCCGATCTGATTAATATGGGCAAGATTAATGATAAGCTCTACTATTTGCCAAAAGACTTTAACCCGCTTGCTCTCTGGTATAACAAGCGGATGTTCGATGAGGCGAAAATTCCTTATCCAGATGCCAAATGGACTTGGGATGATATGATCAGCGCGGCGAAGAAGCTGACCAAGAAGGACGATAAAGGCAAGGTTAAGGAATTCGGCTTCAATGCGACGAAATGGGAATATCCAATCTATATTTATCTGTGGCTGAACGGTACGGATATCGGTAATGAGGATGGAACGAAAGCGGAAGGCTTCATGAACAGTGACAAAACGGTTGCAGCGATGGAGAAATATGTGGCGTTGTCAAAGGGAGATGACCGCGTATCTCCAACTCCGCAGGATACCGAGACGCTTGGTGGAGATTCCTCCATGTTCATGACGGATAAGCTGGCCATGATGGTTACGGGACGCTGGGTTAAGGGTGATCTCGATAAGTCGGATGTACAATACGGATCAGCTCTCATTCCTACAGGCGAGGGAGGCGACCGCGCCAGCATTATCGCAGCAGCCGGCTGGGCTATGAATGCCAACGGCAAGCATAAGAAGGAAGCTTTTGAGCTGATGAAATGGTTGTCCGGCACCGAAGCACAGAAGGCCCGTTCCGAAAAAGGTCAAGTGCTGCCTGCTACCGTTGCTGAGCTTGATCAGGTGAAGAGCAAGGAAGTCGTCGACAAACCTGTCATCGAAATGATGGATTATGCGAAAAAACCGATCTCCATGCGTTCAGCCAATGCTCCAATCTTCACAGAAGAATTCAATAAAGCGATTGAAAAAGTACTGCTCGATAAATCCACGGTCAAGGATGCATTGGATGAAGCGGCTAAAACAGTAGATAGCAAAATTAAGAAATAG
- a CDS encoding carbohydrate ABC transporter permease, with translation MRNPRSERAGYLFILPWFLGLLIFTLGPMLFSLVLSFSKWDIITGIGSIEFVGLDNFKAIFHDELFYQSLKVTFIFALVSVPLYQVVSILIALLLNMRTRGMKIFRMIYFMPSVIPAVAVSMMWIMIFNPEYGILNRALEWFGIDGPAWLQDPSYALGALIVMGIWGVGNTIIIYLSGLQGVPDELYEAAQLDGAGPIRRFMSVTVPMISPTIFFNLIMGIIGGFQYFTQAFVMTNGGPLNSTLFYNLYLYNKAFVSYEMGYASALSWILFAIIMIFTLIVIRSSSMWVYYNGDDERD, from the coding sequence ATGCGAAATCCACGATCAGAGAGAGCTGGCTACTTATTCATTCTTCCTTGGTTTCTCGGATTATTAATTTTTACACTAGGACCAATGCTGTTTTCTCTTGTACTCTCCTTCAGCAAGTGGGACATCATCACGGGGATTGGCTCCATCGAGTTTGTAGGACTGGATAATTTCAAAGCGATTTTTCACGACGAGCTATTCTATCAATCGCTTAAAGTCACGTTTATCTTTGCACTGGTGTCGGTGCCGCTGTATCAAGTAGTTTCTATTTTGATTGCACTGCTGCTTAATATGCGCACGCGGGGTATGAAAATTTTCAGAATGATTTATTTTATGCCTTCCGTTATCCCAGCCGTGGCCGTTTCCATGATGTGGATCATGATCTTTAATCCGGAGTACGGCATCTTGAACCGTGCGCTGGAATGGTTCGGCATCGACGGGCCTGCATGGCTTCAGGATCCAAGCTACGCGCTTGGGGCATTAATCGTTATGGGAATTTGGGGCGTAGGCAATACCATTATCATATATTTGTCCGGTCTCCAAGGCGTTCCGGATGAGCTGTATGAGGCTGCTCAGCTCGACGGTGCGGGTCCGATCCGGCGATTTATGAGCGTAACTGTGCCAATGATTTCGCCGACAATCTTTTTCAACCTCATCATGGGGATTATCGGCGGGTTTCAATACTTTACGCAGGCCTTTGTTATGACCAACGGCGGGCCGCTGAATTCAACTCTCTTTTATAACCTGTATTTGTACAACAAGGCGTTCGTGAGCTATGAAATGGGTTATGCTTCGGCATTATCCTGGATATTGTTCGCTATCATCATGATCTTCACCCTCATTGTCATCCGCAGCTCTTCCATGTGGGTCTACTACAATGGCGATGATGAACGAGATTAA
- a CDS encoding carbohydrate ABC transporter permease, protein MHTIHHKWSLARIITLLLLITGAAIVLVPLLWTVSTSLKSPAEVFQESFIPKVWHWDNYKNAVTAVPFFLFLKNTLLILIPVMIGTVFSSALCGYGFARFKFRGKKFLFLVLLATMMLPGQVTMIPMFIMFKEVGWVDTFLPLIIPAFFGGGAFNIFLIRQFMRGIPKDLDEAAFMDGASRWSIFTRIMLPLSKPPLIAVSIFTFMGVWNDFQGPLIYLNTNTKYTLALGLSMFKGLYNVEWNMLMAATVLIMLPAIIVFFFLQKYFIEGISLSSAMKG, encoded by the coding sequence ATGCATACCATACATCATAAGTGGAGTCTGGCACGGATCATAACACTTCTTCTATTGATTACGGGGGCCGCGATTGTTCTTGTTCCACTGCTCTGGACGGTGTCTACCTCGCTGAAATCACCTGCGGAAGTGTTTCAGGAATCATTCATTCCGAAGGTATGGCACTGGGATAACTATAAAAATGCGGTTACAGCCGTTCCATTTTTTCTGTTCCTGAAAAATACACTGTTGATCCTCATTCCGGTCATGATCGGAACGGTGTTCTCTTCAGCGCTGTGCGGTTACGGTTTTGCTCGTTTCAAATTTAGAGGAAAGAAGTTTTTGTTCCTGGTCCTGCTTGCGACAATGATGCTGCCGGGACAGGTCACCATGATCCCGATGTTTATCATGTTCAAGGAAGTTGGCTGGGTGGATACCTTCTTACCGCTGATCATACCGGCGTTCTTTGGTGGAGGGGCATTTAACATCTTCCTGATCCGTCAGTTTATGCGCGGCATTCCTAAGGACCTCGACGAAGCGGCATTCATGGATGGGGCATCCCGATGGAGCATCTTCACACGGATAATGCTGCCGCTGAGCAAGCCTCCGCTGATTGCGGTCTCCATCTTTACCTTTATGGGAGTGTGGAATGACTTCCAGGGGCCGCTCATTTATCTGAATACGAATACAAAGTATACACTTGCACTCGGATTATCCATGTTCAAGGGCTTGTACAATGTGGAATGGAATATGCTGATGGCGGCAACGGTGCTGATTATGCTCCCGGCCATTATCGTATTTTTCTTCCTGCAGAAATACTTTATTGAAGGTATTTCCTTGTCGTCAGCCATGAAGGGATAG
- a CDS encoding glycogen debranching protein: protein MMKQVSSRHPFPVYLTSGEYIKTIGTQDGYFPDFGHHLAGEMGGIWLHPIKLLDGFWLRVKDKKRDISVWTKADEFINYAWGSEFRYDHGLGHIPISIKRTQFAPELEKGMVVRYELHNYSDQPTELELELLCRTDLRPVWFSEEIGIQDGQKDSFVEVSDWSGMAKDSGNDWYVMVGADMPDVTGQQLNSGDDLIGPEWTAGKGTGLSITSEITLAPGTVYTFYVYIAGSYTSRDDCEATYARLQSHEQLFAEKMEKYEQVDSMSHFEVEGKSRLNDIFSWVKWNTQWLVQRVDFIGRGLTAGSPHYPWWFGCDNSYSIQGLMAIGDFQLAKDTVDILRRMSWETNGNGRIVHEITTMGAVANPGNTQETAHFIAMIWDMFCWNGDIAFLQENYQICVKGFDWLLQEMDPDQDLFPSGYGIIEISGLNMELIDSAVYTAQAAGALSQMSRTLGDTGNADEYEALANRMKTAINDMYWIEGESLFADAVAPKKDIIPKVDHLVRIAEKHGISGYREYLEGLLGGHEDENADRGWLLNKNWVIVTPMETGIADKEKGRRALERMRTSEFIGDYGTYLSGLYRNEIMTISTGVHAAAEAAYGNADAALDLLQRMMGTFSKALPGSMNEMSPDYGCAVQAWTVYAMAVPLIRHFVGIKPMAHMRTLHIAPLIPTEWEGKKITLKHMRIGDATVDVMLLSNQGTLRADIINSSGYKIVLEWNGQTYISEEKQLSITL, encoded by the coding sequence ATGATGAAGCAGGTGAGCAGCAGACATCCGTTTCCGGTTTATTTAACGTCAGGAGAATATATCAAAACCATCGGGACGCAGGATGGATATTTCCCGGATTTCGGGCATCATCTTGCAGGAGAAATGGGCGGTATTTGGCTTCATCCGATCAAGCTGCTGGACGGCTTCTGGCTTCGGGTAAAAGATAAAAAACGTGATATTTCCGTATGGACGAAAGCCGATGAATTCATTAATTACGCGTGGGGCAGTGAATTCCGCTACGACCATGGCCTTGGACATATACCGATCTCGATCAAACGAACCCAGTTCGCACCGGAGCTTGAAAAGGGCATGGTCGTGCGCTACGAGCTTCATAATTATTCGGATCAGCCTACGGAGCTTGAGCTTGAACTGCTTTGCCGAACCGATCTTCGGCCAGTATGGTTTTCGGAAGAAATCGGAATTCAGGACGGGCAGAAGGACAGCTTCGTAGAGGTATCCGATTGGTCTGGTATGGCTAAGGACAGCGGAAATGACTGGTACGTTATGGTTGGAGCAGATATGCCTGACGTTACGGGGCAGCAGCTGAACTCGGGGGATGATCTGATTGGACCGGAATGGACAGCAGGCAAAGGAACGGGGCTTTCGATCACATCAGAGATAACACTTGCACCAGGTACGGTGTACACATTTTATGTTTATATTGCCGGATCTTATACCTCAAGGGATGATTGTGAAGCCACGTATGCCCGTTTGCAGAGCCATGAACAGTTGTTCGCCGAAAAGATGGAGAAATACGAGCAAGTTGACTCGATGTCCCATTTTGAGGTGGAGGGAAAGAGTCGGCTCAATGATATTTTCAGTTGGGTAAAATGGAACACCCAGTGGCTCGTACAGCGTGTGGACTTTATTGGGAGGGGATTGACCGCAGGTTCACCACATTATCCATGGTGGTTTGGCTGTGACAACTCTTATTCCATTCAAGGGCTGATGGCTATCGGGGATTTCCAGCTTGCGAAGGATACCGTGGATATTCTGCGCAGGATGTCCTGGGAAACCAACGGCAACGGGAGAATTGTCCATGAAATTACGACGATGGGTGCGGTAGCGAATCCTGGAAACACGCAAGAAACGGCTCATTTTATTGCCATGATCTGGGATATGTTCTGCTGGAACGGAGATATCGCCTTTTTACAGGAAAATTACCAGATTTGCGTCAAAGGTTTTGACTGGCTGCTTCAAGAAATGGATCCAGACCAGGATTTATTCCCTTCGGGCTACGGCATCATCGAAATCTCCGGACTTAACATGGAGTTGATTGACTCCGCAGTATATACGGCACAAGCAGCAGGGGCATTATCTCAAATGAGCCGGACGCTCGGGGATACAGGGAATGCTGATGAATATGAAGCACTCGCAAACCGGATGAAAACAGCAATCAACGATATGTACTGGATAGAAGGCGAAAGCCTGTTCGCTGATGCGGTCGCTCCGAAAAAGGATATCATTCCGAAGGTGGATCACCTGGTCCGTATCGCTGAAAAGCATGGTATTTCCGGATACCGTGAGTATTTGGAAGGGCTGCTCGGCGGTCATGAAGATGAGAATGCTGACCGCGGCTGGCTTCTCAACAAAAACTGGGTCATCGTGACTCCGATGGAAACGGGAATTGCTGACAAAGAGAAGGGAAGACGTGCTCTGGAGCGGATGCGCACCAGTGAGTTTATCGGAGATTACGGCACGTATTTATCCGGGTTATACCGGAATGAGATCATGACGATCTCAACAGGAGTGCATGCCGCCGCGGAGGCAGCTTATGGCAATGCGGATGCAGCTCTGGATTTGCTGCAGCGGATGATGGGCACATTCTCCAAGGCTTTGCCAGGTTCCATGAACGAAATGTCACCGGACTATGGCTGTGCAGTGCAGGCTTGGACGGTGTACGCGATGGCTGTTCCGCTCATTCGTCATTTCGTAGGGATCAAGCCGATGGCACATATGCGTACGCTGCATATAGCACCGCTGATCCCAACGGAATGGGAAGGCAAAAAAATCACGTTAAAACATATGCGGATCGGAGACGCCACGGTTGATGTTATGCTGCTAAGTAATCAGGGAACATTACGGGCGGATATTATCAATTCATCCGGATATAAGATTGTTCTGGAGTGGAATGGTCAAACTTATATATCGGAAGAGAAGCAGCTGTCGATTACACTGTAA
- the pgmB gene encoding beta-phosphoglucomutase, translating to MKLQAVLFDLDGVITDTAKYHFTAWRQMAERIGIEIDSDFNESLKGIERMQSLERILIHGQQEQKYSQAEKEGLAQVKNEEYVSLLANLTPEDTYPGIKELLQELQENKVCAVIASASKNAPLILEALKLNTYFHSIVDPSGVPGKPKPDIFLKGAEQAGAEPSFCIGVEDSQAGIEAIKTAGMYAVGIGDDRILRPSGADIVFESTEELTLQRLLAAAHMI from the coding sequence ATGAAATTACAGGCTGTATTATTCGATCTGGATGGAGTCATTACCGACACGGCAAAATATCATTTTACAGCATGGAGGCAGATGGCGGAGCGGATTGGAATAGAGATTGACAGTGATTTTAATGAGTCGCTTAAAGGCATTGAGCGCATGCAGTCACTGGAGCGGATCTTGATTCACGGGCAGCAGGAGCAGAAGTATTCACAAGCTGAGAAGGAAGGCCTTGCCCAGGTGAAAAATGAGGAGTATGTATCTCTTTTGGCAAACCTTACGCCTGAAGATACCTACCCGGGGATTAAGGAGCTTCTTCAAGAACTGCAGGAGAACAAGGTTTGCGCAGTGATTGCGTCAGCCAGTAAAAATGCACCGCTGATTCTGGAGGCACTCAAGCTGAATACTTATTTTCATTCCATTGTAGATCCAAGCGGAGTTCCCGGCAAACCCAAACCGGATATCTTCTTGAAGGGTGCAGAGCAGGCAGGAGCCGAACCGTCATTTTGCATCGGGGTTGAGGATTCCCAGGCTGGCATTGAGGCTATCAAAACAGCCGGCATGTATGCGGTGGGAATTGGCGATGACAGAATTCTCAGACCGTCCGGGGCCGATATCGTATTTGAATCCACAGAGGAGCTTACTCTTCAGCGGCTGCTCGCTGCAGCCCATATGATCTAG
- a CDS encoding response regulator — MYGLLIVDDERNIRTGLKAMIEREYPSKFSIRLAAGGSEALELYRGEKADIIITDIRMPGMDGLELIQELNRETLPPAVMILSGYDDFQYAKEAITYKVREYLLKPIVREELHQALNRITGELKQIQALNREREEMSKHREEHAADQLNYIFLHPDLPEFEIQRRCAKAGLQLLNQPYFTAIMKGEQQHNNALKKLWSEYFNRDHSICFEDKDQNLIVITSNEDVFPAFIEHLHDKRLLVWIGISAKTAGPGQVKYSYIQAKQALKYKILQTKPGTALFYYSDNTHDLSIPHEPPEEEIRRLANLLGTGRKQAIQELWHEIMDLQEIKRYDISYLENLSRLLNELVFDQVFTSYGEASVEILKSYKKIGYLYHNETISGYIHDAEDLLLRLDGYIKDIKDAHIGHAEMKAAIDYIGQNYDKPLNMATVSNHVSLNYSYFSETFKHVTGMSFVPYLKKVRIEKAKSLLEETHRKVYEIAEQVGFENVKQFNRVFRELEGISPMEYREKVWLHSSN, encoded by the coding sequence ATGTACGGACTTCTAATTGTCGATGACGAGAGAAACATTCGAACAGGCCTGAAGGCCATGATTGAAAGAGAGTATCCATCCAAGTTCAGCATCAGGCTGGCCGCTGGTGGGTCAGAAGCGCTTGAACTGTATCGCGGGGAAAAGGCGGATATTATTATTACCGATATACGTATGCCAGGCATGGATGGCTTGGAGCTGATCCAGGAACTGAATCGTGAAACCTTGCCTCCGGCAGTCATGATTTTAAGCGGTTATGATGATTTTCAATATGCAAAAGAAGCTATCACGTATAAAGTCCGTGAATATTTGCTGAAACCTATTGTACGCGAAGAATTGCATCAGGCTTTAAACCGGATCACGGGTGAGTTGAAGCAGATTCAGGCTTTAAACCGTGAACGGGAGGAAATGAGTAAACACCGGGAAGAGCATGCTGCTGACCAGCTGAACTATATATTTCTTCATCCGGATCTTCCAGAGTTTGAAATTCAGCGCCGCTGTGCCAAAGCCGGTCTTCAACTCTTAAATCAGCCTTATTTCACAGCAATTATGAAGGGAGAGCAGCAGCACAACAATGCCTTGAAAAAGCTATGGTCTGAGTATTTTAACCGTGATCATTCCATCTGCTTCGAGGATAAGGATCAAAATCTAATCGTTATCACTTCCAATGAGGATGTTTTTCCCGCCTTCATTGAACATTTACATGACAAACGGCTCCTTGTCTGGATCGGTATCAGTGCAAAGACCGCAGGACCGGGACAGGTTAAATACAGCTATATTCAGGCGAAGCAGGCTCTAAAATATAAAATTCTGCAAACGAAGCCAGGCACAGCCCTGTTTTATTATTCGGATAATACCCACGATCTCTCCATACCGCACGAGCCTCCAGAGGAAGAGATCCGCAGGCTGGCCAATTTGCTGGGAACCGGAAGAAAGCAGGCAATCCAAGAACTGTGGCATGAGATTATGGATCTGCAGGAAATCAAACGTTACGACATCTCCTATCTCGAAAATCTCAGCCGCCTGCTCAACGAGCTCGTGTTTGACCAGGTGTTTACAAGCTACGGGGAAGCCTCGGTAGAAATTCTGAAGAGCTATAAAAAAATAGGCTATCTATATCACAACGAGACCATTAGCGGCTATATCCACGATGCGGAGGATCTGCTGCTGCGGCTGGACGGTTATATCAAAGACATTAAGGATGCACATATCGGGCATGCCGAAATGAAAGCAGCCATCGATTATATCGGGCAGAATTACGATAAGCCGCTCAACATGGCCACCGTCTCCAATCATGTGTCGCTGAATTACTCCTATTTTAGTGAAACCTTTAAGCATGTTACAGGAATGAGCTTTGTCCCTTATCTAAAAAAAGTTCGAATTGAAAAAGCCAAAAGCTTACTGGAAGAAACACACCGGAAGGTATATGAAATTGCGGAGCAGGTCGGGTTCGAGAATGTCAAGCAGTTCAATCGGGTATTCCGTGAGCTCGAAGGAATCTCTCCCATGGAATACCGTGAAAAAGTATGGCTTCATTCCTCGAATTGA